Genomic window (Magnolia sinica isolate HGM2019 chromosome 10, MsV1, whole genome shotgun sequence):
atttgcacctctttcttaaacgtttatattttttcttaacctcgagttaacactcttcttcttcttcttctttttcttttttcttttcacgtttacatgtttttaatctcACCTTGTGTactgtaggccacatccattcaatttggtatagatcccttttttttttcaatttttcttgtcaaaatacaaaatctagttgtcttttttaaaaaatatatttttttacattttttcaattttttcacaattttgtttaatttcttttctttttttttttcaaaatatcattttttaatctcacttttgttatataactttttaatttttgttgttaaaatacaaaatctagttttcttttttaaaaaaaatatatatttttttacaatttatcaattttttcacaaatttgtttaattttttaaattttctttttcaaaatatcattttttttatcgaaatcttgttatataactttttaatttttcttttcaaaatacaaaatctagtcttatatatatatatatatatatatatatatatattatttacaatttgtcaatttttcacaaatttgtttaatttaaattttctttcaaaatatcattttaaaaataaCAGCTCCAGTTATATAACTTTTTagtttttcttgtcaaaatacaaaatctagttttcttttctaaaatatttatttttttacaatttgtcaattttttctcaattattttaattttttaaattttctttttcaaaatgtcattttttaaatatcatttttgttatataactttttaatttttcttttcaaaatacaaaatctagttttcttttttaaaatatatatttttttacaatttgtcaattttttcacgattttgtttaattttttaaattttctttttcacaatatcattttttaaatatcacttttgttatacaacttttcaatttttcttttcaaaatacaaaatctagttttcttttttaaaatatatatttatttacaattttgtttaatttttaaaattttccttttcaaaatatcattttcttatcgattttttttttttcaaaattatcaacattattaaaagttcttaatttttatttcaaaatctagatttttataaaattacattttttttttcaaaatctaaatttttttcataaacattgttagttattttttaaagctttttaacttttttttttttcgaaatttataattttctttgttcttaatttttgactCAAGCATTAGAAACGGTTTGAGACCGTCTCTAAAGCAAACGGTCTTTAACAGTCacaaataaccacaataagatggctaaggaccgtccctaatacaggctATTTTTTACTGCCttggaaaatcattaaaagatggCAGATGACcttctataattgagacggtccatgacagtctcagattaccaatacaagacggctaatgaccgtctctaatacggacggtctttgacagtctcaaacggagacagctaagaaccgtccctaatacagactatttttGACAGTCCCagattacaggaaaagacggccaacgaccgtctctaattaagacggtccttgacagtctcaaattacctgTAAGAGACggccaaggaccgtctctaatacggacGATTTTTGACCGTGTCAAATGGCAACATATAAGACAGTCagagaccgtctcttattccagacggtcaatggccgtcttttatctgcagttaacgacggtttttggccatcttaaatgatttgtagatGTTTAACTTTTTAAGATAACAatgacggtcaagggccgtctaaaagtttagagacggtttacagccgtctctaaagcatctttaaaccaagcacTTTTAGAGACGGTtcaaaaccgtctctaaatccgtcattttttcccaGTGGGATCTCCAGCCCTTCTCAAAGCTAACTTCATTGGCTTGCAAACAGGaccaatttcattttatttaagcACTTGTTTGGTACCCAAAAAGAGGCCCAAAAAGTAAgcaggaacaaaaaaaaaaaactgaggacTGTTTATCTCATCCTGGGTATCTATCAGGGCTGTTAATATGGTATTGATCTTCCATCAAATTAATCTGAGCCCTTGCCATGGTCTAGATCTGCAATTTGGAGTGTTGAGTGTTTGACAGGACCCTCAGATGAGCCTGATTTGAGTTTGATTTGCAATCTAATGGACTCTGTGCCAATTGACCCGTAATCGGACCACTTTTATCCCATTAGATGATCAGACTGTCCTGAATCAATTATTCACATCAACGCATAATTTTTGAACGGCAACCATCAATTATCTGAAACAACTGTTGGAATTTTAAGATAGTAACCACGTGTAGTTCCAACAGCAAGTTGTATTGAATCATCAGATCTACGCTGCCATAGCAGGGTAGTGACATCTTGATAACTCAATCAGGTTGGCCCAAAAATAGACTAGTCAAGTCATCAAGTTTTTCTACTGTCCATTGTTTCCATTCATGTGGGAAACCCGATTAGTTGAAAAAGATTTTCCCACGCTCAGTTGCAAGGCATACCAGcctagttttggatccatcagtCCCATGGGTCCATGGCTGCCAGGTTGGCATATGTTGTTGCATGCAGACTGCATTTGGTGTTTTGCAAACCGCAGCAGTAGCTACGGTCACAATGTAGGAAAAAGGGGCAATTGAAAACTTAAAGTGAAGATTATCCTTTTGTTCAGATCGAAGACGAGTCATTTAGGTTTCAAACTAACAACATATTTTGGACCACATGTGAGAAATCAAGAAACAGAGATTTAGAACAGATCTCACATATTTTGGACAGTATACAGTTGCTCCAGGAATTGTCTGCAAAATGCAATGGAAAACAACAATAAGAAGCCAGTTTAGCAAGTTCAAATATTCTACTAAATAATCGCATTCATACGCACTCACTTAGCTTTGTATCTAAATTGAGATTTTTGCTTTGTACAGAGGCAAATGTGTGTGGGATATCCAAGCAGtgcatctggtgggccaaatacgtATGTTGACCGTGTGAACAGCTTGAGGGCCAATTTGATCATTTCAAGGGTATTTTTCAGCTAAATCACTTTGGACATTTTGTGTGTCATCCTATGCCAATAAAACCAAGTTAATGGCTAGATCCATAAATGTTTTTATCTATATAAGCAAGAAGCAAACAGTTCACAGTTATGTCATAAATCCGAAGTGAGGTGATCGATGAACAGATTTTACATCATACACACATACCCCAATTGGCAAAAGCGACGGAATGGATGAGATGTGGGAGGGCATTGTGGATAATCACTTGAATGCCGGAACTCATCCTTCCAAACCGAGAAAGCCATAGAAAAGTGGAGGGCTTTGGTTGCATAGATGCACCGTGCGGCGATGCCTAAGATCAACACATTTTCAGGAACCAATATAAAAGTGAAATGCAGGAAAATAAGTCAATGCAGAGGCCAAATCTCACCTGAGTCAACTGCTGACCTGCTCGGGATTATGACAGGGCAACGTCCCTACAAACAGGAGAACTTCTGGGAAGAATATCAAGAGACCTTGGTGTAATGCCCAAGCTATCAAACTTCATTCAGAATATTTAGAACATGTCAGGTGTCATGATGGCTTGGAAGAAAAATAGCTTGACTGAAGTATTATAATTGGGGACTAATCAGGAATTGCCTGGGTGATTCTTTGTTTGAATTTAGCAGTCTGTTAGGTATAGGCAACTCTAAGCTGTGGCTTTACTGCAAGCAAATTAAATTAGCagtcagccataacttcaatagGATCATTATTGAAGGGAAAATCGAGAGATGCCTGTGGGAGCTTGCTGATTTTATTGAGGTGCAAAATCGAGAGATGCCTGTGGGAACTTCAATAGGCTCGATATGTAAGAACACTAGTTTATGAAAGACTCCTAAACAAACAAGAACAATATCTTCACATGGATTCCTTCTAATGTACCAACATGATCTACTACCGAGTTAAAGTTTGAATGTATGAAGTTTTAAGTCCTGACAAATTCAACTAGACAATTCAGGAATAAAATTCAGATGTTAACTGGGTAGTGTAATAAAACATATAAGTAGACATTAGAAATGCAACTTCACCCATCCTTGTTAATGTTTTGAAGCAGGAGGAATTTTCCATGACAATGTTGGTGTGGTGCTTGCAGATTATCATGAACAGATTGATGTCTAACAATTTTCTTTTAAGCaacaacagcattcaaaactagAATGCCCTCTCTCGTATTGGGGTCAAATATAGATAGAAGTCCATTTTTTCAACAACCAATTCAGATGTATACAACCAATTCTTCAATGGCTATAGCCTtggggaaaaaaagaaaggatATTGAATGgacgaaaaaatatataaaataaataatttgtaaaaaaatatatataaaataaataaatacctgtGAGATGGAGTGAATCTTTGATGGATGAATGGACGAAATAGACTTCAATGGGCCGAAATCGGCTATCGGCGGGCAGCCTGTCGTGAATCGAACGATGAAAAATGGGcgaaagagattgagagagattggggAAGGAGGGGCCTCCGATtgtcaaaagaaaaaaggagatttTTCTTCCGGCGGGAGCTTTGATTGACTCCATCAGTAAAAGAAGGAATTTGAAATTAGAATCCACAGACGAGAGAAGAAATCTCTTGTAAAAATCTCTGGAGAACGAAAATGGAAAGCACCATTAGTGGCTGCCATTGCCATTAGGAAGCTCGGatggaaattttatttatttttttaaataaaaactgCCCACGTGGCAGTCTGTACAGGTGGACCAATGAGGTTGCGGGAGGTagacagaggatccggactcgggCCACCTTGGTGAACTTTTTTGTATATCCAgactgtctatccgtttttccaggtcatttaaGTATgcgatcccaaaaattaagaagatccaagtctcaagtggaccacatcactcaAAACAGATGcgaatgatcattaaaaaaaaaaaatttataagccacaaaagttttggatcaagcttatcttttttCCCCTCGTCTGGTTCTGCTTGACCTGATAAACAGGTAGGATGTCAAATATACATTACgttggcctcaagaagtttttcatAATAGGAGTTCACTCAatattatttcatgtggtgtggtccatcttagatttggatttgcttaaacTTTTGAGACGATTtcttaaaatgggctggaaaaaaggatggacggcgtggatatacagcacatcatcaatgtgggtcccacggaaagggtgtgtgtgtgttaccCGGGTCTCCCCACTGCCTAATCCGCAGATGAATCCGGATCCTTGCCACGAGTAGAGTTTTACTGGTCGCTGCAATGTGATTGGGACCCTGGGACCCATCATCAGTAACTGACATCATCACTGACTTTGAAGAGTATCCGGACTCCATCCGGATCCAGGGTCACAATTAATTACGTGTCTGTTTCGAAGAGAAAACAGGTAAACGAAGAGTATCCGGACTCCATCCGGATCCAGGGTCACAATTAATTACGTGTCTGTTTCGAAGAGAAAACAGGTAAATGAAGAGTATCCGGACTCCATCCGGATCCAGGGTCACAGTTAATCTCTATAAATACCTCCTCTCCCTCCCAATTCATACCACACCCACACCCCAAAATCCTTACCCTAATCTACGCCCATGTCCATGGCCTCAATGATGATGTCTTCTTTGCTTGCAAGCGCTTCCTCTGCACCCTCTCTCACCTCCAAAACTTCTACTCTTCTCGAAATGCTCAACGCCGGCCCACCACTTGCCATAGACAATGGAGGCTCGGCAGCCTCCGTATTAGGAGTAGCGGTGATCAGAACGGTGAGGATTCGCCTCTGATCAAGATGGACATTCAAAACATGTTCATCGGTTTAGGCGGGGGGCTGTATGGAACGACTCTGGGCCTCATTCATGATCAAAAGGCCGACGCGGAGCCAATAGGCCCCCCAGATCTATCCAAGTGCAACTCTTCCATCGATGGTGACGCGCTTTATCCCTGCTGCCCGCCTTACGCTTTCGGTGTACTGAAACCAGAAGAGATTCCAGACTATCAAATCCCCTCATTTACCACCCTCCGGCAGAGAAAACCAGCCCGTAAAATGTCTGtcaatgaggtgatcaaattggtGTTGGCTTTCTCCAAGATGAAGGATCTTGGGGTAGCCGACCCATGGAGCTTCGTGCAGCAGGCGAATATACACTGCGCTTTCTGCAACGGGGCCTACGACCAGGTGGGGTTCGACAAGGTTTCCTTGGACAGATGCAATAACGTGCAATTGCAAGTCCACTCCAGCTCTTTTTGCCGTGGCACCGATGGTACATCTACTTCTTCGAGAGGATCTTAGGGAAACTGATTGGGGACGAAAGCTTTGCGCTTCCTTACTGGGACTATGATCACCGGGATGGTATGGTATTCCCTGAAATCTATGACGTGCCTCCCCTCTTAGACGAAAAACGCGATCACCATGCACGTGCAGGAAAACATGTAGAAAACTAAGTGAATCTACGTTATAGCTTGAAGAAGTATACACCCCCCGATTCAATAGACAAACTGGTGGAGGGGAACCTTTGTTATTTGCAGAGAATCTTCAAAGAGGGAGCGAATGATCCAAAGCTGTTTATTGGAGAAAGGCCCGAAGCAGGGCAGGGGAGCGCTGTTGCCGGTTCACTGGAGAACTTGCACATCGTTCTACATCAGTGGGTGGGGAAGTGCGAATCACCCAATTTCGATATGGGTAACTTCATCACAGCAGCACGGGACCCTCTCTTCTATGCGCACCCACACGAATGTGGATCGCCTGTGGGAGATCTTCAG
Coding sequences:
- the LOC131217331 gene encoding polyphenol oxidase, chloroplastic-like — translated: MDIQNMFIGLGGGLYGTTLGLIHDQKADAEPIGPPDLSKCNSSIDGDALYPCCPPYAFGVLKPEEIPDYQIPSFTTLRQRKPARKMSVNEVIKLVLAFSKMKDLGVADPWSFVQQANIHCAFCNGAYDQVGFDKVSLDRCNNVQLQVHSSSFCRGTDGTSTSSRGS